The DNA window GTGACATCGCGTGACGCGCGCACACGGCGCACGCGCGATCGAGGTCTGCGATCGCGGCCTCCGCGCGTCGGGGTGGTAGGACGGATCGAACACCGGCGTCTAGGTTCGTGCGGGGCACGAGGAGGACGACATGGAGCACTACGACGCGATCGTGATGGGCGTGGGGCAGGCGGGCCCCGGAGTCGCCGCAGCGTACGCGGCCGAGGGCAGACGCGTCGCTCTGACCGAGGTCGACCGCCTGGGCGGGACGTGCCTGAACCACGGCTGCCGGCCGACCAAGGCGCTGCGGGCGAGCGCGAGGATCGCCCACCTGGCCCGCCGAGCGGGTGACTACGGCGTCGGAACCGGAGACGTCACGGTCGACTTCCCGGCCGTCATGCGCCGCATGCGCGACATGGTCGACGCCATGCGTGCCGGCATCGAGGACTGGCTGGCCGGCGAGCACATGATCGCGCTGTACGGCGGGCCGTCGGTCTTCGACGGGACCGAGGGTGGCGTGCACCGGGTCCGTGCCGATGGGCAGGTGCTCGCGTCCGAGCGGGTCTACCTCGACGTGGGCGCACGTGCGTCGGTGCCACCGATCGACGGGCTCGACGACGTGGCCTTCATGACCGAGGTCGAGCTGCTGGCACTCACCGAGCTCCCGTCGCACCTGGTCGTGGTCGGGGGCGGCTACATCGGCCTGGAGTTCGGCCAGATGTTCCGCCGCTTCGGAGCTGACGTGACCATCCTGGCCGGCGGCGGGGTGGCGCCACGTGAGGACGCGGCCGTGTCCGAAGCGCTCGCCGGCATCCTGGAGGGGGAGG is part of the Euzebyales bacterium genome and encodes:
- a CDS encoding mercuric reductase gives rise to the protein MEHYDAIVMGVGQAGPGVAAAYAAEGRRVALTEVDRLGGTCLNHGCRPTKALRASARIAHLARRAGDYGVGTGDVTVDFPAVMRRMRDMVDAMRAGIEDWLAGEHMIALYGGPSVFDGTEGGVHRVRADGQVLASERVYLDVGARASVPPIDGLDDVAFMTEVELLALTELPSHLVVVGGGYIGLEFGQMFRRFGADVTILAGGGVAPREDAAVSEALAGILEGEGVRIVGARAARVRPDGAGVVVDTSGEQIAGSHLLVATGRVPNGDRIGAEAVGLALDERGYVQINGRFETSVPGIWALGDVNGHGAFTHTAYHDTAILLDRSRSVDGRITAYAMFTDPPLGRVGLTEAQARDSGRSVLSATLPMSSVSRAILDSETDGFMQVLADADTEELLGATFLGMHGEDLAQVIGFAMQAGVRYPQVRDALPIHPTVAEFIPTLLGSLEPLD